The following coding sequences are from one Rhineura floridana isolate rRhiFlo1 chromosome 2, rRhiFlo1.hap2, whole genome shotgun sequence window:
- the LOC133378297 gene encoding uncharacterized protein LOC133378297, whose product MHCHYYSMYAFYYVALSCILLPAWAHPLTGNGSLTQTNTFLKLVQEVVSQFKLTSCWVCSPLQVQHGQIPLYPLPLNILELAVDRPAHNQTWPRGDQVQVKRRKGLWCWENHDGTGPLLGYSSCFYTHKRGPWQKWPGGIPCLNLHYNSTHINKTRCNCTPQSMRYTFQRNPPCHCGHTGLNDYWQWYGLTLCRANGWTTNIPDQTTMLRWYKGDQPQAWSEVYIASDSWYARTRMGKGIETCAPTAPGVTRCNASGPIYTEPLFMSWYFAPQHGFQSHLNGTMQAHHSQIWPLGKCALRHHWFVCGTTAYTCLPPDWRGSCYVAYLIPNINVKPKGQHIFRPLYTNTRDKRHALHAGNHNWGSKVWTPQDLIDGYKPLTWSSIGIVGARSMTNGLLRLQAVVEVVTNATGEAIRTLTQETEQIRKRLIIHQQGLDLLLASSGGLCATLNTSGECCVEIGDESQVINQLVDHAEITAYVGDQQWKGLSWDWLTSWLPNWAWLKHLFVIGCIIFLILMCLPCIISCVSGMLIRVLKRKAQLMMYQQLALHEMQGDYTEMAPSHEEVWNDTVYAPQSVITEEGNIYATTDN is encoded by the coding sequence ATGCATTGCCATTATTATAGCATGTAtgctttttattatgttgctTTATCTTGCATTTTACTTCCGGCATGGGCGCATCCCTTGACCGGGAATGGGTCTTTAACACAAACTAACACCTTCCTAAAGCTGGTACAGGAGGTGGTTAGCCAGTTCAAACTCACTAGCTGTTGGGTGTGCTCCCCCTTGCAGGTGCAGCACGGCCAAATTCCACTATATCCTCTTCCGCTTAATAtactggagttggctgtggatcgCCCAGCACACAACCAGACTTGGCCACGAGGGGACCAAGTGCAGGTCAAGAGAAGGAAAGGCTTATGGTGTTGGGAAAACCACGATGGCACAGGGCCCCTGTTGGGATATTCTTCTTGTTTTTACACACATAAGAGAGGCCCATGGCAAAAGTGGCCAGGGGGAATCCCTTGCCTTAATTTGCACTATAATAGTACCCACATCAATAAGACCAGATGTAATTGCACACCACAAAGCATGAGGTACACGTTTCAGAGAAACCCCCCTTGTCATTGTGGCCACACAGGGCTTAATGACTATTGGCAATGGTATGGGTTAACCTTATGTCGCGCAAATGGCTGGACTACCAACATACCAGACCAAACCACTATGCTTAGGTGGTACAAAGGGGATCAACCCCAAGCTTGGTCTGAGGTGTATATAGCCTCTGACTCTTGGTACGCCAGAACTCGGATGGGAAAGGGGATAGAAACCTGCGCCCCTACAGCCCCAGGAGTAACTAGATGCAATGCTAGTGGCCCTATATATACTGAGCCATTATTCATGAGCTGGTACTTTGCCCCACAACATGGTTTTCAATCTCATTTGAATGGAACTATGCAAGCCCATCATTCACAGATATGGCCCTTGGGTAAATGCGCGCTTAGACATCATTGGTTTGTTTGTGGAACCACTGCGTATACATGCTTGCCCCCCGACTGGAGAGGAAGCTGTTACGTGGCGTACTTAATACCTAATATCAACGTTAAACCCAAAGGGCAACACATTTTCAGGCCCTTATACACCAATACCAGAGACAAAAGGCATGCTTTACATGCTGGAAATCATAATTGGGGAAGTAAAGTCTGGACCCCCCAAGACTTGATTGATGGGTACAAACCATTGACGTGGAGCTCTATTGGAATTGTTGGAGCTAGGTCTATGACAAATGGCCTGTTAAGGTTACAAGCTGTAGTTGAAGTGGTTACTAATGCCACCGGTGAAGCAATACGCACCTTAACACAAGAAACTGAGCAAATACGTAAAAGGTTGATTATCCACCAGCAGGGCCTCGACCTGCTCCTTGCTAGCTCAGGTGGGCTCTGCGCCACCTTAAACACGAGCGGTGAGTGTTGTGTTGAAATTGGAGATGAATCACAGGTAATTAATCAATTGGTAGACCATGCAGAAATAACGGCGTATGTGGGTGACCAGCAATGGAAGGGCCTAAGCTGGGATTGGCTTACCAGCTGGCTGCCAAACTGGGCCTGGCTGAAGCATCTCTTTGTTATTGGCTGCATTATATTCCTTATTCTTATGTGCTTACCATGTATCATATCCTGTGTATCTGGCATGCTTATTCGGGTCCTGAAAAGAAAGGCCCAGCTAATGATGTATCAGCAACTAGCCTTACATGAAATGCAGGGGGATTATACTGAAATGGCACCATCTCATGAAGAGGTATGGAACGACACTGTTTATGCTCCCCAGTCAGTTATTACTGAAGAAGGAAACATTTATGCCACCACTGATAATTAA